GGCTTTGAACGAGGCTGCGAAGATAGCGGTGGAGAGGGGGGAGGATTACGTTGGAGACGTGCGAAACACGGGTGTGCTCATCGAAACCATAGTGAGGAGCATATGTGAGGCCCACCCGGCTCTCGTTGAGAGGTTCAAGGCTGACGGGTTCACGGAGAGGGACCTAAGGAAGGTTGTAGGGGAAGCATTGATGGAAGCTAGGAGGAGGATGGCGAGGCGCTGACAGGTTTTCGTGAGGGGAAGGGGCCCTTTCAGACCTTGAGTATGCACACGTGCGCCTCCACTTAGGGGTCCAGCTTGGGCTAAGTGAATATCCTAATTTTTTCTATTTCTTGCGCCCTCTCTTCTCCTAGGAGCATTCTCACTATTTCCATGGCTTTCTCGACGGCTTTCTTCGCGTTTTCCTCGTCTACGCTCGCGTACCCGTGCTCGAGCTTCGAGTTGTTTCGGAGGTTTGACACGAACTGGAGGTTCTTCACGACCTCATCTATCTGGCTTATCGGGTTGATGATGTTGAGCAGCTGAAGACCCTTCCACAGCGTCAGGTGTTCAGGCGGGTTTTCTTCGCACTCCAGCTTCCTGAGGACCTCCCGGCTGTTTGGTATCTGCTGCCAGTTTACGTTCCAGGGATTCACCTTGTTCTCGAGCAGCCTCAGCTGAACGGCGGCTTCGACCGCTCTGTAGGCTCTGAGGACTGCTTCAGCGTACTGCCTCGTCTTAAGCCTCCTCTCAGCGTTCGCAAGGAACTCGAGTGGGGCGAGGTGCCCGTCCTCGGTGCTGAGCTCCGCTCCCCTGTTCTGGCAATCCTTCAGCGCCTTCAAGGCTTTGACGAGACGGTTTCCTATGCTTCTAAGCTTGACCACGTTTTCCGGTATCCTGCCTAGGGCCTGGAGCGGTAGGAGCGCTTCTGCTTCGCTGCCGATTTCATTGATTATTTTCACAGCCTCCTCGTGTTCGAACGAGTCCCACAGCCAGAGGGCGGTGCACGCCTTTTTGAGGAACGTGTATGTGTCAGGGAGCTCCTTCGAGCGCTCGAGCGCGAGGTAGAACTGGTAGCTTTCCACGTACGCCACAACCCTGTCGGCGACCTCTTCAACAGCCGTTTTGTAGTCTTTCTTGACAACCATGCGTCCACTGACGCGCCCTCTATCGTCCCTGACTGCTCCCCCAACGTACTCGAAGACCACCTTGAAGGGGGCCCTAGTGGCGAACACGTGGAAGGCTGCAGCAGACAGGGGCTTCGTTCCGCCGGTGAAGTTGACTATCACTTCGCCCGCCTTCATGTCCGCCAGCTCTTTGACCAATTTTTTGAACGCCTCAACACATAAACTAACGTCTTCGGGGTCTTCCACCTCAAGCCGCACTACCTTCTTCTCCATGGCCCCAGCGTAGTCCAGCACTCTCCTAGCCACGTCTAAAGGGCTTGGATGCTGGCCGGGGAACGGGCGGCCGTGCACGAGGTAGACGAGGTCAACGTCGTTGGTTTTGACCGACTCTACTATCGGCTCGTGAGTCGTTCCGACCGTTGCAACTAGCACCCTCACAGAACCCACCTCAAACCTACCTCGCCCAGGAGTGCGCTAAAACTCTACCTACCCCTTTTCCTGGAGGAGGTCTCTCTTGAGGTCGTCCGGTGAGATTATCCAGATTAGCTTTTTCTGTTTTTCGTAAACGTACACGAGTGGAACCTTGAGGGCTGTGGCCATCTTGTAAAAGGCTATAGTGGCAGGCTTCGTTGCCGCCGTGCAGTCCATGACAACCTTGTAGTCTCTCATCAACTCCTCAAGCTTCCCGCGCACCCTCTCCTCAACCGAGTCCACGTTCGTTATCTCCTGGTCTGACAACAGCACCCACTCAGCCCTAACGGACGCTTTCTCCCAGTCCGAGGCGGCCCTGTAAGTCGTGACCACAACAACCTTAGACGGTTTAACCCCCTCCATCTCCAGGAGCTTGACCGCTGTGTCGGTCTCAGCTTCCTTCCTCTCACCCCTCTCGCCGAGAAGCCCGAAGTAAGCGTACTCGCACGGCGCATCAAAAAGATAAAATAAGGGGGTCTTGACGGCGAGCTTGATGAAGCCACGCCCAACCCTAACCACAAGTCCACCTTTCTCGAGCAGCCTAAGGTTGTACTCCAACGTCGACCTAGGAATCCCCGTCTCCCTTGCCACCTGGCTGAAGTTCGCCTCGCCCCCGCTGAGCGCCAACGCTTTCAGGATGGCTCTAGCCTTCCTTCTGAGAAGTAGGTTGTAATCCACCCTCAAGGAAAGACCTCCCTGAACAAGTGTGAGCGGCGTGACTGGACTTCCAAGCTAGAAAGGGGGTGCTGTGTCCCGTTAGGGGTTTAGGTCTGGCTGGGCTTCTTCGACCCCCAGAAGTCTTCAACGGACTTCCAGAGTACTTTCCCCATCTCGGTTGGGTACACCTCCCCTTCCTTCTCTTCAGCCCATCCGAGCCTTATAGCGTGGTCCACTATCTTCTTACCGTACTGTCTTTCGAGCGCGGTCCTCGCGGTAGACCCGACGGTGACAAGGCCGCCTATGAGGGATGTTAAATTCTCCCACCTTCTAAACTTGACAGGCATCGCCGGTATGCGTATCACCTTCCTGAAGTGCTCGTGAACGTAGAACACCGGAGCACCTGTTCCAGGAGAGTTTGCCGCGAGGATAGCTATCGCCGCCTCGGGTTTGAAACCCCCAGTCGCGTGGACGTACACCCTGTCCCCCTCCTCCTTGTGGTATCTTATGATGTTGGTTATCATGCTGAACAAGTTCGCTAGCCCGTCGTTGAAAGTGTCCGGCTTACCTAGCCCTAGAACTTTGGCGGTTTTCACTGACACCCTCCCGCCGTACTCCTCTGACGAAAGCTTCTCCAGGCACAGCTTCAAAACCTCGGAGCACACTTCTCCTATCATGGTGTCCGAGAATAACAGGTAAACCCACTGCTGCATTTTAGACTCGTAGCCTTCCACCAGCAGGTCGAATATGGTGTTAAGCTCGGCGCTCGCATCCCTCGGATTCTTCAAAACGAAGTCTACCAGCTTATCGACAAGCTCTTCCTTGCTCAGCCTCCCGTCAGCGAGCATTTTCTCGACTTCCGGCAGAGCTGCACTGATGACCCCAACCCTTTGCGCGTTCGTAACTATCGAGGCGCCAACAAGAACAACGTGCGCTAAACCCGCCAAAAACAACCCCCCAACAAAACTAACTGAGAGAAGACTCCC
This sequence is a window from Candidatus Jordarchaeales archaeon. Protein-coding genes within it:
- a CDS encoding winged helix-turn-helix domain-containing protein; the encoded protein is MDYNLLLRRKARAILKALALSGGEANFSQVARETGIPRSTLEYNLRLLEKGGLVVRVGRGFIKLAVKTPLFYLFDAPCEYAYFGLLGERGERKEAETDTAVKLLEMEGVKPSKVVVVTTYRAASDWEKASVRAEWVLLSDQEITNVDSVEERVRGKLEELMRDYKVVMDCTAATKPATIAFYKMATALKVPLVYVYEKQKKLIWIISPDDLKRDLLQEKG
- a CDS encoding putative CRISPR-associated protein produces the protein MAGLAHVVLVGASIVTNAQRVGVISAALPEVEKMLADGRLSKEELVDKLVDFVLKNPRDASAELNTIFDLLVEGYESKMQQWVYLLFSDTMIGEVCSEVLKLCLEKLSSEEYGGRVSVKTAKVLGLGKPDTFNDGLANLFSMITNIIRYHKEEGDRVYVHATGGFKPEAAIAILAANSPGTGAPVFYVHEHFRKVIRIPAMPVKFRRWENLTSLIGGLVTVGSTARTALERQYGKKIVDHAIRLGWAEEKEGEVYPTEMGKVLWKSVEDFWGSKKPSQT
- a CDS encoding TIGR02710 family CRISPR-associated CARF protein, whose product is MRVLVATVGTTHEPIVESVKTNDVDLVYLVHGRPFPGQHPSPLDVARRVLDYAGAMEKKVVRLEVEDPEDVSLCVEAFKKLVKELADMKAGEVIVNFTGGTKPLSAAAFHVFATRAPFKVVFEYVGGAVRDDRGRVSGRMVVKKDYKTAVEEVADRVVAYVESYQFYLALERSKELPDTYTFLKKACTALWLWDSFEHEEAVKIINEIGSEAEALLPLQALGRIPENVVKLRSIGNRLVKALKALKDCQNRGAELSTEDGHLAPLEFLANAERRLKTRQYAEAVLRAYRAVEAAVQLRLLENKVNPWNVNWQQIPNSREVLRKLECEENPPEHLTLWKGLQLLNIINPISQIDEVVKNLQFVSNLRNNSKLEHGYASVDEENAKKAVEKAMEIVRMLLGEERAQEIEKIRIFT